The Brachyhypopomus gauderio isolate BG-103 unplaced genomic scaffold, BGAUD_0.2 sc47, whole genome shotgun sequence genome contains the following window.
caaggagaagagcagagagaaggagggctccctcggagtggaggaaatggaacctcctctctcccctgtgcccacctcccacaacaaccacagcagcatagacgagtatgtggggggtgtgtgtgtgggtggggagggaggctgtccgattgtatgtatttatcatatgtttatatactcgtttgtaatctcctctctctctctctctctctctagcttgcgGGAGTATATCTCGTGTGAAGGTGTCTCTCTGCAGAGAGCACGACGGTTCTTGGAGAAAGAGACCCGCTGTCTGAGAGCGAGACAGGCAGCACTAAGGACGGCCCACCCCAGCCCGCAGAGGTCCGCTGCAAGAGGTTCTGCTCAGCCTCTCTGCCAGGTCCGTCAAGtctagtcagttttatttataaagcgctttttacaaaacatggtgtcacaaagcagcttcacgagcgcatgggtccagatccctaatgagcaagacgggggcgagtgtggcagagacaaactccctaggtggattaggaagaaaccttgggaggaccaagaccccaaagggaagccatgctccattggcccagcaactttaagttcatatttatagtcctgtgtctatctgagcagtcacagtctctccaatagggatgctgggcctcaggtaggatgctggccgtattggcacatgcatccacggcatcagcacatccactggcaacccagagcatcttctagctgctttatggaattgtctttgtagaaacatgtagtcaagatacagaatgcaggttaaatatgtaaaatcaaattaaacttccatatatatagtacacgtgccagtgatttagcatgtggctccagcaggcttatccctagcagtataactaaagggaggggcctggaggtgaccacaggcatgagggtactGAGACATTACTCTGCCTTCGGCTGTAATCTTGTCGTTTTCGGAGCTGAGCGCAATCCTGCGctttgagagagcagcaggtgagatggattatggtatgcagtgagttcactcggatattgtggaggactatttaatgctttataggccaacagaagaattttaaaatcagtttgatatttaaccaggagccagtgcaacgctgagagagtaggactaatgtgatgcacttctcaaggcctagttaggactctggctcttggattcaagttggaatgcagcaagttggactttctttagggactgtttagagcatccagttaaaagacagttacagtagtccaatcttgatgagagAGTGggccagtttctctgcatctgataccgaacgtacatgtctcagcttggcaatattacatgaagttgcaaaggcagcattagtgacattgcatatgtgtgtgaaaaatgaaagatgcaaatcactagagacacctaaacttttagcaggagattcaggtgttactgaaaagccatctagtgtaataagaagatttgaccaattgcttcttgcaatccaagaagtaacacctcagtcttatcagaatttagaagaagaaaattagacaccatccagttctttatttcttggatgcagttctcagttttggtagtagtattgacatcatccaaattagaagatatatataactgagtatcatctgcatagcaatggaagctaataccatgactacaaatgcttgctagcatatataatagaataacatgggacccaatacagatccttatgagcattcattattttcaagtacaaattggtaacgatcgttcaggtaggatttgaaccaggacAGTGATTGACCTCAGACCTCTTTATCTGAGAATATTAAGAGATTGTTAACTACTTTAGACGGTTTCAGTGCCGTGGTGGGTCTAAGCACATTAGGTCTTGCAGTGCCTACAGCCATGTAGCCAGGTCAGATAGGAGACAGTAGGAAGCATGAGTGTAGTTCCTATTAGATGTTCTGCTCCGctgtgctgtaggaggtgagtgagctggagaagctgagggagacggtccagaaggaccacacgctcctgagaaagaaggaggagagactcggccagctggagacctcactggcagaggaggtaacacacacacacacacacacgtatgcctgcacccacacacttacgtacaaacccacattaatacctacctgggctttacaatgtttttctcagctgtcatgtgatgaaggcgagcggctggtgggagatcggagagtctcatttgatgtcagagactcagagacgagcagagacgagtatggccaagaggagacgagtgagagacacactccatgtgcatgcacaaaacacacacacgggcagacattttgagaaggcactaattttggttttcacaaagtttactaccacagtttttttatggtggcaatgtgtattgattctagattgtgattagatgaattgcaattaattgcaaagtcattccCTGTGATGAAAATGACTTTCTCACAAAAATTACTGCATTCCAGCTTCTCCATTTCAGCCCTACAAAATGGCATAAGATAATTTCAGTGTTGATCTCGTTAGTTCAGGAGAAAAAAAGTTAATGAGGATAAGACAGCTTGacatcaatctgtcatgatgattagaagagaagactggttgctttaaaagggtagtgGTGCTTTTACGTTTTCTCCTGTGAACTATGGTCACCTCCAAGGAAACAcgttcagtcatcattgcatcaaAAGTGTTTCACAGGCAAGGACAGTGTGGCCTTGTACGATGCACCCCAATCAACCATTTATCCAGTCACTAAGGACTTTGGGGAGAGTGCTTCAGTTGCATGAAGGAGGCTTCAGGGAGCGTCTCCTACAGTAGTGTCTCCTACAGTAGTGTCTCCTACAggagcgtctcctacagaggaggcAGCTATGAGCCTCCTCACACCATCAAAGTGTGGGGTGACTCCCAATGTTGCCTAAGCAaagcacagccatgaataagggAAGGTATCAAAACATCCTTCCAGAACAACTTCTCCCAACGATTCAGGAGCAGTTTAGCAGCAATTAACAATTATGGACTGTTAATAATTGTACTTCATTATATCacataaacatttgacaaaaggttcttaaaaaaataaactgaggaagcaaactgtgaaaactaaaaatttgcccacaactgtaagcagctctagagtccactctggtcttgttggttcatagttgtctgatgtttttatctctctagcagtaatacacccaaaccctggtcttcctctctgtttcagcacatgcagtgccagtgaaagtgcagcagttagcagagtccctgcagcagatctctggccagctgaacacggtgctgggtgcactgggatctctcactgggaggaccgtccagcccctccctcagccacctccgtcctcctccttccctcctgccccgtcctgggcatggacaccaagccccgcctcctcttcattggccaatcagaacagtttcttacactgttctgtcccaaaaacacacgggtctgaccttcatttgaactcccactggagcaaactcttccctggtacgtagagacagacacaccccaaacattagcagtgatgagcagtggtcacctcagtgggctgcagtgattTTCACTAATGCTTCATTTCTTCATCACTCGTAAAACCTTTGAATACAAATAGAaacttctgcctctccctcaagcACAAACCAGTCACTGCTGGAGTTATAGCCTTTTTTGCATAGTTGATGACCTCCATTGATTTTCTGTGCTTGGATAATGCCGATCTTTTCCAGTGCAAGTGTGGTGCAGTGTAGAGACCTGCTGTGTCAAATTAGCTTCAGAAATCTAAATCGCACTACCTGTATTAAGACTGCTCTGATTTTAGGAGTTTCCATGGATACCAGTGCCCGCTATCCCATGAGGGCTACCAGAGCATATTGTGGATACACTCCAGCaaggtgactacacacacttgcacaccagTGCAGGCTCGgtcacaatctctcactctcactcacagggtcagtgctgctgttgattttgaaaggaaaattgatgaactcatacagtgcttttccattatgtgtgtgtgtgtgggtgtgtagtcactcctctgagctagatggccagaggctgcagagactgattgaagacaacaaaaggtggctggaatcacaacgcaaagacccaaatgtgtatcctttcacaatctctctctccccctcagcttatacacatgtatgtatcacacacaaaccagtacgggaacagaatgcatcatattttcacacacactctcttgcacccttgtactctcctgaacctctgcccaggcctctcttcacacgctacccagctgccccacccaccaatgggctggtccagctcggcctggacgagaacaatcagatcaaggtctaccattaccgaagaggcacaacccactgatgtccatgtatgtccagtgcaaacatcagtggatagacagaatacaaacatgccatcagcatgtacacattacaggtgatgttgctgacaaagtcaagtcagatttagcatagtactttgaaattcctttttgataaaaacattatctaattgaaattcagatggtatatctaactgtaattagtgattaaggtatttccgcctacataacacattgcagtggaggattatacttattacgatggcggtggcagtgttggatgtgactaAAACGAGCttgaacgtcgtctttcctgcaggtgctgaacctgcgctctggcgtgtcccgcatggcggtggtgtccttgagggagttgtactccaacctgcagaaagggatggaccaggaagtggaggttacagctaaggtcctcctccacaaagcagcggagtccaatggcttcatcaggcaggacgtggacacagctctggacagcatggtgcagaactgcacccccattcgga
Protein-coding sequences here:
- the LOC143487605 gene encoding centrosomal protein of 164 kDa-like, which translates into the protein MMEEREKLLSNTVLLQDRCDELHRRLSEVEQREHGDDNLERKKQEEGKEKSREKEGSLGVEEMEPPLSPVPTSHNNHSSIDDLREYISCEGVSLQRARRFLEKETRCLRARQAALRTAHPSPQRSAARGSAQPLCQEVSELEKLRETVQKDHTLLRKKEERLGQLETSLAEELSCDEGERLVGDRRVSFDVRDSETSRDEYGQEETTHAVPVKVQQLAESLQQISGQLNTVLGALGSLTGRTVQPLPQPPPSSSFPPAPSWAWTPSPASSSLANQNSFLHCSVPKTHGSDLHLNSHWSKLFPGVSMDTSARYPMRATRAYCGYTPASHSSELDGQRLQRLIEDNKRWLESQRKDPNVPLFTRYPAAPPTNGLVQLGLDENNQIKVYHYRRGTTH